A single window of Rhizobium sp. SL42 DNA harbors:
- a CDS encoding PilZ domain-containing protein: MLAATRQESFNTGQDGRQTQRLRCRFKGTLDYLGHQIDIRVIDISRTGMALQLEGWIEAKRGSTVTVRTTELGLIEGTVRWYRAGKMGLEFEKTSNTLAQISAYFRHFHRDPGHLSGR; encoded by the coding sequence ATGCTTGCTGCCACCCGCCAGGAAAGCTTCAACACCGGCCAGGACGGACGTCAGACCCAGCGCCTCCGCTGTCGCTTCAAGGGCACGCTCGACTATCTCGGCCACCAGATCGACATCCGCGTCATCGACATTTCCCGCACAGGCATGGCGCTGCAACTGGAGGGCTGGATCGAGGCCAAGCGCGGCAGCACAGTCACCGTCAGGACAACCGAACTCGGCCTGATCGAAGGCACGGTGCGCTGGTACCGCGCCGGCAAGATGGGGCTGGAATTCGAAAAGACCAGCAATACCCTGGCGCAGATTTCCGCCTATTTCCGGCATTTCCATCGCGACCCGGGACACTTGTCCGGCCGCTAA
- a CDS encoding PilZ domain-containing protein: protein MSNNLNMDGRTSPRSRCRVDSRVRHLKQEADARVINISRTGLALELYSQLHAAAGSSVVIENDDIGLIEGTVRWNRSGRLGIQIKQNSNSLAKLAAYFRNFHKEVRPVLTR, encoded by the coding sequence ATGAGCAATAACCTCAATATGGATGGGCGCACATCGCCGAGAAGCCGTTGCCGTGTCGACAGTCGTGTGCGCCACCTCAAGCAGGAGGCCGATGCCCGCGTGATCAACATTTCACGCACCGGCCTCGCCCTCGAACTGTACAGCCAGCTTCATGCCGCCGCCGGCAGTTCGGTCGTCATCGAGAACGATGACATCGGCCTGATCGAGGGCACAGTGCGCTGGAACCGCAGCGGTCGTCTGGGCATCCAGATCAAGCAGAACAGCAATTCGCTGGCCAAACTGGCCGCCTATTTCCGCAACTTCCACAAGGAAGTCCGGCCGGTACTGACGCGCTGA
- the sseA gene encoding 3-mercaptopyruvate sulfurtransferase, translating to MSGERSRFVVSADWVEKHLGAPEFRLVDASWYLPAHNRNGAAEYAAGHIPGAVFFDQDVIADKSTNLPHSLPSPAFFADAVGQLGISATDTIVVYDGPGFFSAPRVWWMFRVMGAQRVYVLDRGLDGWKADGRKLETDLPEPEPVTFEAHFDRNRITSFDQMSAIADNGDRQIADARPAGRFTGEEPEPREGMRSGHIPGARSVPASILAENGRLKDLATLRSIFTNAGIDLSQPVVTSCGSGVTAAVVTLALESLGHTDNSLYDGSWSEWGSKTDTPVTTGAAEPLTSRTDGPLTAHVTRLEMTAPPKSSLPVPVNIQTAIMRTQEIPLAFYRFLHRQVGARWHWYERLRMTDDALKAIIHNPKVSISVLYVNGAPAGFYELSQENEKLVELSYFGLFEYGLGLGIGKWFLLQALYAAWTSNPDKVTVTTNSLDHPRALQLYQQFGFSPVETFNALVEPMTEQELLQLMKRDGATF from the coding sequence ATGTCCGGGGAAAGAAGCCGTTTCGTCGTCTCAGCAGACTGGGTCGAAAAGCACCTCGGGGCTCCCGAATTCAGGCTTGTCGACGCGTCATGGTACCTGCCGGCTCATAATCGCAATGGTGCTGCCGAATATGCCGCCGGCCATATTCCCGGTGCCGTCTTCTTCGATCAGGACGTGATCGCCGACAAAAGCACCAATCTTCCGCATTCCCTGCCCTCGCCCGCCTTCTTTGCCGATGCCGTCGGCCAGCTCGGGATTTCCGCGACGGACACGATCGTGGTCTATGACGGTCCGGGCTTCTTTTCGGCGCCGCGCGTCTGGTGGATGTTCCGCGTCATGGGCGCGCAGCGCGTCTATGTGCTCGACCGCGGGCTGGATGGCTGGAAAGCCGATGGCCGCAAGCTGGAAACCGACCTGCCCGAGCCGGAGCCCGTGACGTTCGAAGCGCATTTCGACCGCAACCGGATCACCTCCTTCGACCAGATGTCGGCCATTGCCGACAACGGTGACCGCCAGATTGCCGATGCACGCCCGGCCGGCCGCTTCACCGGCGAGGAGCCGGAACCGCGCGAGGGAATGCGCTCCGGCCACATCCCAGGCGCGCGCAGCGTGCCGGCATCGATTCTGGCTGAAAACGGCCGCCTGAAGGACCTGGCCACCCTGCGCTCGATCTTCACCAATGCCGGGATCGATCTGTCGCAGCCGGTGGTGACCAGCTGTGGATCCGGCGTGACGGCAGCGGTCGTGACACTTGCGCTGGAATCGCTCGGCCATACCGACAATTCGCTCTATGATGGCTCGTGGTCGGAATGGGGCTCCAAGACTGACACGCCGGTGACGACGGGTGCGGCCGAACCTTTGACGTCAAGGACGGACGGACCGTTGACGGCCCACGTCACCCGGCTCGAAATGACGGCGCCGCCGAAATCCAGCCTGCCGGTACCGGTCAACATCCAGACCGCCATCATGCGCACCCAGGAAATTCCGCTCGCCTTCTATCGCTTCCTGCATCGCCAGGTCGGTGCGCGCTGGCATTGGTACGAGCGCCTGCGCATGACTGACGACGCGCTGAAGGCGATCATCCACAATCCGAAGGTCTCCATTTCGGTCCTGTATGTGAACGGCGCGCCGGCCGGTTTCTACGAATTATCGCAGGAAAACGAAAAGCTAGTCGAGCTCTCCTACTTCGGCCTGTTCGAATATGGCCTGGGTCTTGGAATCGGCAAATGGTTCCTGCTGCAGGCGCTTTATGCCGCCTGGACGAGCAATCCGGACAAGGTGACGGTGACGACCAATTCGCTTGACCATCCGCGCGCACTGCAGCTCTACCAGCAGTTCGGCTTCTCCCCGGTCGAGACCTTCAACGCGCTGGTCGAGCCGATGACCGAGCAGGAGCTGCTGCAGTTGATGAAGCGCGACGGCGCGACATTCTGA
- a CDS encoding Lrp/AsnC family transcriptional regulator, with protein sequence MTALDSIDLAILKALQENGRMTNADLAEKVGLSASACSRRHDMLEKSGVISGYHARLSHKAIEYKMMVIVHISLSGQFAKTLTEFEAAVKRCPNVLVCYLMSGEYDYILRVAAKDLEDYEHIHRDWLSALPHVVKINSSFALREIIDRPNVGL encoded by the coding sequence ATGACTGCGCTCGACAGCATCGATCTTGCCATCCTGAAGGCTTTGCAGGAAAACGGGAGAATGACCAATGCCGACCTTGCCGAAAAAGTCGGCCTGTCTGCATCCGCCTGTTCGCGGCGCCACGACATGCTGGAGAAATCCGGCGTGATCAGCGGCTATCACGCGCGCCTGTCGCACAAGGCGATCGAGTACAAGATGATGGTCATCGTGCATATCTCGCTGTCGGGCCAGTTCGCCAAGACGCTGACGGAATTCGAGGCGGCGGTGAAGCGCTGCCCGAATGTTCTGGTCTGCTACCTGATGTCGGGCGAATACGACTATATCCTGCGCGTCGCGGCCAAGGATCTCGAAGACTACGAACACATCCACAGGGACTGGCTGTCCGCCCTTCCCCATGTCGTGAAGATCAATTCGAGCTTTGCCCTGCGCGAAATCATCGATCGTCCCAATGTGGGGCTTTAA
- the ald gene encoding alanine dehydrogenase: MRVGCPKEIKNHEYRVGLTPGAVREYVAHGHDVLIETGAGAGIGADDHAYIAAGARIAASAKDVFEKSDMIVKVKEPQPSEWVQLRDGQILYTYLHLAPDPEQTKGLLESGVTAIAYETVTDERGGLPLLAPMSEVAGRLAIQAGATALQKANGGRGILLGGVPGVLPAKVTVIGGGVVGLHAARMAVGLGADVTILDRSLPRLRQLDDLFSGRIHTVYSTIDALEQEVFSADLVIGAVLIPGAAAPKLVTREMLTGMKKGAVIVDVAIDQGGCFETSHATTHSDPTYEVDGIVHYCVANMPGAVPVTSAHALNNATLVHGLALADRGMRAIAEDRHLRNGLNVHKGRITNKPVADALGYPAFAAESLLNVA, from the coding sequence ATGCGTGTCGGTTGCCCGAAGGAAATCAAAAACCATGAATATCGTGTTGGGCTGACGCCGGGCGCGGTACGGGAATATGTGGCGCACGGCCACGACGTTCTGATTGAAACGGGTGCAGGCGCCGGCATTGGCGCAGACGATCATGCCTATATCGCCGCTGGCGCAAGGATTGCCGCCTCGGCGAAGGACGTGTTCGAAAAGTCCGACATGATCGTCAAGGTCAAGGAACCGCAGCCGTCCGAATGGGTACAGCTGCGCGACGGACAGATTCTCTACACCTACCTGCATCTGGCGCCGGATCCGGAGCAGACCAAGGGCCTGCTCGAATCGGGTGTCACCGCGATTGCCTATGAGACAGTGACCGACGAGCGTGGCGGCCTGCCTTTGCTGGCGCCGATGTCCGAAGTCGCCGGACGTCTGGCGATCCAGGCGGGCGCCACCGCCCTGCAAAAGGCCAATGGCGGCCGTGGTATTCTGCTTGGCGGCGTGCCGGGCGTTCTACCGGCCAAGGTCACCGTCATCGGCGGCGGCGTCGTCGGTCTGCACGCGGCCCGCATGGCTGTCGGGCTTGGCGCCGATGTCACCATCCTTGACCGCTCGCTGCCGCGGCTGCGCCAGCTTGACGATCTTTTCTCCGGCCGGATCCATACCGTCTATTCGACGATCGATGCGCTAGAGCAGGAAGTCTTTTCCGCCGATCTCGTCATCGGTGCCGTGTTGATCCCGGGCGCTGCGGCCCCCAAGCTGGTCACCCGGGAAATGCTCACAGGCATGAAGAAGGGTGCCGTCATCGTCGATGTCGCCATCGATCAGGGTGGCTGCTTCGAGACCTCGCATGCCACGACCCATTCCGACCCGACCTATGAAGTCGACGGGATCGTGCATTACTGCGTGGCCAACATGCCGGGCGCTGTCCCGGTTACGTCCGCCCACGCGCTGAACAATGCGACGCTGGTTCACGGTCTGGCGCTGGCCGATCGCGGTATGCGGGCCATTGCCGAGGACCGCCATCTCCGCAACGGCCTCAATGTGCACAAGGGTCGCATTACCAACAAGCCGGTAGCCGATGCCCTCGGTTATCCGGCATTCGCCGCCGAATCGCTGCTCAACGTTGCGTAA
- a CDS encoding DUF4344 domain-containing metallopeptidase, with product MRYMTTALIALGGACAAFFAMPAGSAKADLTQEEITEGRRYVVNNAIFVLFHEGGHMLVSELGLPVLGREEDAVDGLSSVMLLESEDEELRAAMQDAADGWFLIDAANAQGLEEADFQGTHGLNKQRAYALVCMMSGKDPEYFKEFIDSLEFPEDRRAECVDEYAQTRDSWWGVLDPYIDDNKTSNFTVTYEPAGDDLKYVEDMLKEGEVLEAISATFGEGYNIPDGIKVTAKTCGVINAFWDPGAREITFCYEFAAHHADLVSQYYEENRAQPSSEDQPQAQAPADGKSGLVSALKAAAADP from the coding sequence ATGAGATATATGACCACTGCGCTGATCGCGCTCGGCGGCGCCTGCGCTGCATTCTTCGCCATGCCGGCGGGGTCGGCGAAAGCCGACCTGACGCAGGAGGAAATCACCGAAGGCCGCAGATATGTGGTCAACAACGCGATCTTCGTCCTCTTCCACGAGGGTGGCCATATGCTGGTCTCCGAACTCGGCTTGCCGGTGCTCGGCCGTGAAGAAGATGCGGTCGACGGCTTGTCCTCCGTGATGCTGCTGGAGAGCGAAGACGAGGAGTTGCGGGCGGCAATGCAGGATGCGGCCGATGGCTGGTTCCTGATCGATGCGGCGAATGCGCAAGGGCTCGAAGAGGCGGATTTCCAGGGCACCCACGGTCTCAACAAACAGCGTGCCTATGCGCTGGTCTGCATGATGTCCGGCAAGGATCCCGAATATTTCAAGGAGTTCATCGATTCCCTGGAATTTCCCGAGGACCGCCGTGCGGAGTGCGTGGATGAATACGCGCAGACGCGCGACAGCTGGTGGGGCGTGCTCGATCCTTATATCGATGACAATAAGACCTCGAATTTTACCGTTACCTACGAGCCGGCCGGCGACGATCTGAAATATGTCGAGGATATGCTGAAGGAGGGCGAGGTTCTCGAAGCGATTTCGGCAACCTTCGGCGAGGGATATAACATTCCCGATGGGATCAAGGTGACGGCCAAGACCTGCGGCGTCATCAATGCATTCTGGGATCCCGGGGCCCGAGAGATCACCTTCTGCTACGAGTTCGCGGCGCACCACGCCGATCTGGTCAGCCAGTATTACGAGGAAAATCGCGCGCAGCCATCATCGGAAGACCAGCCGCAGGCACAGGCTCCCGCCGACGGAAAAAGTGGACTGGTGTCCGCGCTCAAGGCCGCGGCCGCCGATCCGTGA
- a CDS encoding DUF1203 domain-containing protein, with protein MMSLHFTAILTDELVAYQAGAADAYGLAPETRLSPGGGYPCRHCLDFIEEGAPYLTLAYRPFPSLQPYAETGPIFLHAKPCARYAASEILPPMLDSPDYIVRGYGADDRIVYGTGAVTPTAAIAARAAALLADPAIAYVHVRSARNNCYQCRIERG; from the coding sequence ATCATGAGCCTGCACTTCACCGCCATTTTGACCGACGAGCTTGTCGCCTATCAGGCCGGCGCGGCGGATGCCTACGGTCTTGCCCCCGAAACGCGGTTGTCGCCGGGCGGCGGCTATCCCTGCCGGCACTGCCTCGATTTCATCGAAGAAGGCGCGCCCTATCTGACGCTCGCCTATCGACCGTTTCCGAGCCTGCAGCCCTATGCCGAAACAGGACCGATCTTCCTCCACGCAAAACCCTGCGCACGGTATGCCGCAAGCGAAATCCTGCCGCCGATGCTGGATAGCCCGGACTATATCGTGCGCGGCTATGGTGCCGACGATCGCATTGTCTATGGAACGGGCGCCGTCACTCCGACAGCGGCAATCGCCGCCCGCGCCGCGGCACTGCTTGCCGATCCGGCGATTGCCTATGTGCATGTGCGCTCGGCGCGCAACAATTGCTACCAGTGCCGGATCGAACGCGGCTGA